The nucleotide window CACAGCAGGCTCCTCTCAACTCTAGCATCTCTCACTTTCCTTTTGAATATAACAGCAATGCTGATCTTTTAGAAACAAAATGGACAGAGATATTTCCGAAGTCATAACTAACACAGATGTCTGAATTTAAATCGATACATTTGCCAGaacaataaaataaagtaaaaatcaaaagcaacctgaaaagaaaaactgctttcATTTCACCGTTCTTTTGAAAGtaagaaatcaaagaaaagggATGTCATGCATATACGACAATATTCATATGCAGTTCCTCTTTACATCCTTTCTCATATACACTGATTTTCTTTCCACTGAGAAACAGAACTATATATGTCTAGaagaatgtatttttctgcttAGTTAGTAGGGTTAAAATTGCTATTTTTCTTAAAAGCTGAGTACTTCCtcatttataattttaaattCCATTACTTGTTGCCAAGGAGATAGAAATATGCAGGAAAATCATCTGAGACTCTGATTTGTAGGCTGTTCTCTTTAATGAGAGTTGAACGTGCCCTGTTTTGAGGAACAAAATAAACTTGGAGCTGCTTGTAGTAAAGAGGTTGGGactttgcatttcatttctgtGCAGGCCTACTTTCTGCTTCTGGAAGTTGGAAGGGGATATTAAAATATTCAAATCAGTATCAGATTATCTTGCTACACCAAAGCAGAATAGGAAGCTCCCTCACCCACCCTTGTAGTAGTGGCTTTCTTCTGAtggttcttatttttcttcctatgaGTTCTTCAGAAATACTGAAGCCTGGATGGTCCCATAGGTATTTAAAAGCCTGTAATTGTTCAGTGAAGTGCCAATGCTAAGTTCTAAGCAGagatatatttgtttttttctttctgttaataaAATCCTAAATGAATCTGAAGGTAAAGAGATCAGTTGTCTTACCTGAAGTAGTCTTCACCACCTCAGTTGTATTTCTTAATCCAGTAAAGGAGAACTGGTAAAGCCTCCAAGACCTAGTGTCCCCCACCTCCACTGAGCTGCGCTTCCATTGGTAAATGATCTCTTCTCTTGGGTAGCCATCTATATTGCAATGGAAAATACAGAATGCTTTGTTTCATAGTCATTGTTAGGATTTTAGTGTACTTTGGGgagtaaaaatactgttttctattTCTGGAAAAAACTGGAGAAGCATATTGCAAATAAATTATAGAtatgtttttctgaagttacttAGTAGTGCCTTTTACTTAATgtcacatttaattttatttattataaactAAAATGGCACTTGAGATAAATTTTTCAAAAAGGAGTTTTCTGCTTTTGTGGACTCAGTATGATTCAATTTTGCCTGTTGCTCTATTATGGCCAAAAAGTCTGCAGCTGGACCAGGAATTCACACCTTGACCTGACTGCAAAATGTCAAACTCTTGACTCCAACTATTGCAGTAGTAAAACATCCATGTGCAGAGAGAAAGTATCAGCCCTTGAGACTTGGATCTTGAAGGTTAAAGTTTCTACTATTATGCTAAGACATAAGCAACAATTAATCACATAGGTCCTATAAATTATATCAATATACCATTCCTCAGTTATGTTTGTAAACATATAAGACTCATGTACTTGAAATTAAggtcaaaataaaactgaaaaccatTAGACTATGTCTGGTTGAGAGCATAGCCCTTGCTGACTCTAAGTATGTAGGTAAATTAATAAGAAGTGGTTCAGTGTGGGTCAGGAAAGGGATAGTTCTAAGCATGTTACTTACAGCTTGAGAATTCCAGGGGGCAGGAATGGGCGTCCATTGGGAAGTTGTGTAACTGTAGCTGACACTCGGCATCAATTGTcagcctgaggagaaagagaccAGAATATACAGAATGCACGTAAGAAGTTTGTCCTGAAAGCTACTTTGTGACAAGCAAAATGAGATTCTTACTAATATGGAACCTGACTAtgaaatatgcaaatatataaaaaatagagagagagagagaaagcaaaagtaaACTATTGATATGTATACATTGATTTGGGTATTCCAAGCATAGGAAGACATCATGGTTACTGATGAGCAGTGTTTCTTTTTTGATTACATAGGCCCTAATTGTCTACTTTCTGGACTGTGTAATAGTATAAGGTATTAAAATTCTGTTCCTATGCATCTGAAATGGCAGCGTTACTCATGACTGGTAAATCCATAAGTAGCTACACAGGTCATCTCATGAGCAGTGATAAATCTTTGTGTCACAACATGCCATAATGTACTAGGGAAATGTAtttcatgtgaaaaaaattctatttccaAAATGATGGACGGGAGTCCAAATTTAGACATCTGCTTCTACAACAGCCATCTAGACTACCTTCATAGCTAGTGAGAAGGCGCTCTGAGGATACACTTCATTTCATTCCAAAATAAGACATTTAAATTAATTCAGAAGAAGAATGTACCGCAAGGTGTTTCTCTCCATTGAATATCTGGAGAGTCTCTGTGATAACTCAGGTGGTGCAGGTGCTATAGATCAGGTAGAGACATGTACGTTTAGAAATACAAAATTAGATGTGTGCCCTGATGTGCCTGTTAAAAACTCTAGCATTTTTCATTCTGTCCCTTCATTGTGGCTAGGCTGTCCAttgccccagccctgccatgaGCTGCGTGACGCTTCGACTTTGGACAGGAGGGTGGAGATGGGGTGagagaggggaaaaggaggaaagaacaaaAGAGCAGAGTGGTGTTTATTTGTCCCACGAGCCTCTGGGAGAACCGTAGGTTTCTGGTCTTTGCTGCTCCCTGGGAGTCCAGATGCGCAGCCCTGTGAGCTGGGCTTGTCTCCTGGCTCCCGCGTGTgggtgctgcctgcagagctctcccTGAGCCGCAGGGTGCAGAGGGGTGCGGTGACCGCTAGCCACCAACTTAACGACGTCAAAAGGAAACTTTTCTGTATTAGGGATTTAGGAACAAATCTAATTTCCTTTGGAACTAAGGGAAGTGCTGTTTGTGACACAGAAGGAGAGCAGTTTCTGTGTGCTAATattattgccttttctttctcttctcttttccttcttcagtttcatttcaaGACAATCATAATACGGATCCAAAAAATTATGAAGTTCTTTCTTCGATATTGCCTTTTGTCTGGTGAATATATATAATACTGTTTGAATTTGGGATAGGCTCAACTtcactgctgttttgtttttttttttctcttatgaaaTTCAGTAGATTTCATTCCCCAGCACAAAGTACAATCCAGGCTTTGAACATCTCCAAGAGCAGAgatttctgggcaacctgttccactgtttgacCATTCTTGCAGTAAAAAAATGGTTCTTAcgtttaaacagaattttctgtacttcaggttgtgcccaatgcctcttgtcctgtcactggataccacgGAGAAGATTATGTGCCTGCCTTCTTTACCCATTCCATCCCTTGCGTGCTTTACCCCACCCCCATCACACATGCTGGCAAGatgccctgagccttctcttctctaggctgaacagatccatctccctcagcctctcgctGCACCTCAGATGCTCCCAGCCCTTCAGCACCTTAGTGGGCCTGTACCCTGCTTGCTTCGGTAAGCTCGTATccctcttgcactggggagcccagcactggatccAGCACTCCATATGTGTCTCACTGGTACTGGGCAGAGGAGAAGGATCATCTCCATTGACCTGCGGGCAGCAGCCTTCCTAAGGCAGTCCACGATGCTGTTTGCCTTTGCTTCAAGGGCACTTGGCTGGCTCATGGCGAAtgtccaccagtatccccaggtCTTTTCCTGCAAGGTGCTTTTCTGCTGGTCGGCCTCCGCCTTGTACTGCTGCAGGGAGTTGTTCCTCCCTTGGTTCAGGATGACGTTTTCCTCTGTCAAACTCTATGATTgctgttggcccatttctccagcctgttacGATGGCTCGGAGTGGTAGCCCAGCCCTATGACATACCAGTTTCTCCTTCCAGTTTTTTATTATCCGCAGAATGCGGAGGGTGCATTCAGCCGCATTGCccggtcattaatgaagatgtggAGATGCTATGCTGTATCAGCCTAGTACAAAACCAGGGAGCACACTGCTGTGACTGCTTTCCAGCTGCCCTCGTGCCACTGATCCCAGTCCTTTGAGCCTGGCAGTTTAGGTGTATTCAGTGCACCTGAATGTCCGCTTATTTAGCCCATACCTGATCCTCCCTCTGCCAAAGGGAAGTCTTCCTTGCTCCGCTTTCCTACTGGTTTCAGAGACCTGGGATTGCTCAAGGCAGGGTTTCACCAAGAAAGAGGAAGGCAAAGAAGGCCTTGTGTACCTTGTCCTTTGTGACAAGGTCCCCATTCCCATTCAGCAGTGGGtcctgttttctctgttctttgttttGCTGAGGACGTATGTGTAGAAACCCTGCTTACTTTCACGTTCCTTGTCAGATTCAACTCCAGATGAACTTTGGCTTTTCTAATCCTGTCCCTGAGTGCTCAGACAGCATCTGTGCATTCCTCCTgggtcacctgtccctgcttccacatCTAGTGCATTTTCTTCTCCACATTTGAGTCTTGTCAGGAGCTTTGTGCTGATCCATGTAGACTGCCTGCTAACTTTGCTTGAATTCCTGCTGGTCGCTATGGACTGTTCTTGAGCTTGGGGGGAGGCGACTGAGAAAATCAGCCAGCTCTTCTGGAGCCCTCTTCTCTGCAGGGCAGAATCTCAGATCTGTGATGATACTATCACGTTTCACTTCTGGATTAATCCAGGTTGAATCCTTACTGGTGCTTGCTGTGACTCACTCGAACAGCTAAGTATACGTTAATAACAGGTAACTGCTTCTAAGTTCCACACCCCCAGATATATCTCTTTCTAATGAGAGAAGCTGAGgggttggaagagaaaggtaatGAAATCCAAAGAGAGGGTAGTGTAGCTGAGTCCAAATTTAACATTTGAAAAGCGGACCTAGGATCTTCTTTATCAGACTGACTTTGATTTGCACTGGGTTTCAATTCCGATCATCCTCTTATCTCTTCTGGCAATACAATGtgtaataaatgtaaaataactaTGAAATAAAACTCCTTTTTATTATTCAGATAGTTGCAACATTAGAAGTTTGTCTTAACCAAAGCTTGAGATCTATTCACTAAAATAATGAATGTACTTTTACTGCAAACTTTATTTTTGGCACCTAATAAAACAAAAGTAGAAAAACAATTTGAAAAAATGCAGTCTAAAACTCAGATGGTCTTATGCCTAACATCTTTGACTGCGTACTctcattttaaattataaattccTTTGAACAAATGCTGTCTTTATCTACACTTCACATAGAATCAAATATTATATCAGatgtaagaaaaagtaaaaaaaaaaaaggcgcttAGAGTTTTCACATTTAGGAAGTATCTTATGGTCATTGGGAATACGATATTTGAGTTGTTCCAAGTTGCATATGTTACTCTTGAATGTAGGCATATGCATAACTTTACCTCTAAAAACtctctttttaataattttctgtctCAAAAGAAAAGCCATACACATGACTGAGAAATGTGGAGATGATCATATTAAGTTCAGAAGCATGAAAATTTTAGTGGAACAGGGTGTATCTGTAGGTTTTAGGTCAAACCATAAATGACCAACGCTGAAATGATAATCCTTGTTTTCATAAGATATTTGAGGAAAGAAATGATTTTGCAGGGTGGAGCTTCATCTAGCTAAATTGTGATCAGTTCAGAATAAGAGGCCTTTCATCTATATAATACCTCCTGCTATACCATCTATTTAATTCAAGGAAATTTTGAAATCATCAGTTGAAACCAATAAAAAGGTAAAAGGCAATATGGACGAAACCAGTGGCAAACAATAAAACATACCTGCAAATGAAGATGAATTGCTCTAACAATGCTTGTGTTCATTTTAGCATAGGAACGTGACTGTTGTGGAGCAAGACAGTACATAGGAAGAAATAACTCTTTACTGTGCCAGTACAAAATAAGTTGCATGCAAGTAACGTCTtctaaatatttccctttttcaggGTTGTATGCATAAGTAAATAGGAAAAACCaatgttttttccttcagcttaATGTCAAATGACCTGTATTCAAAGGACCTTTCTCTCTGACTCCCTAGAGAAACCGAAATCAAAGTCAGGTATAAATACCTCAGTGTGTACAACACTCTGCCGTCATTCCAGATCCTGAGCATCCTGTTAGGAGTTGTTATCCAAtgagcatcagctttcttggAATTTCGGAAAAATGTATCTGGTATCCAGATCTTCCCAACCATGTTGCTGTTTAATCTGAGCACTTTGATAGTACTGTTGAACTTCAGACGTCTGTCATACCACGTTTGGGCGAAAAATATATCAATTGTATATTCCTGTTGTGTTAACCAGAAATACTGATGAAAACATAGCACTCGGCATTTCACACAACTCCTGATAAGCGTTTCTtaatttcatatgaaaaaaatgtGAACTACAGAAGATGATACTAGAActgagaaaaacaattttttgtcAGTTTTTGAGGGCATGGTTTACCAAAAACTattgtttaaaaacaatttattctGTTGTTTTCCCATTGATAGGTGAAACTAAGATGCAGTTGAGTGGCATATGCACCTTCCTAATTCTGTGTCCCCACCCCTCAACCCATGCCAGATCAAGTCATAGAAGAATTACTTATTCCCTTGGATCTAAGACACGAAAAATTTGAGCTGACTTGGCTGCCTGAATTGCCTGTGCCCCCCAGTTAATATCAGAAGTGGCAAAGTCTCATTTTGCCTGGCACCAGTgggcagccaggagctgcagagggaATTATGGAATGGAGAAGAGCAATCTGAGTTTTCTTTCTACACATGAAAACTAGAAGAATGAAGTAGACATTGTGCTAAGGCTAGAACACTTTCCCTCACCTATATGACAATATTATTCAATTTTTCTGTAGGAACTTTGCAAAGAGGAGAGGAGACAGGATCTaggcttctttctttttatctctTGGTGGCAAGAGTGATCGTACCAGCGgtgaatgtttttcctttttttgtagcaATCTGGAAGCTCACTTTTACAGGAGTTAAACTGTCACAAAGCACTTGAAAATACAGCACAAAAGTGTGAGAATAAGTTAAAACTactattattactttttttcagcTTAGAGCTCAGTTTCCCTGTCATGGATTCTTAGCTCATATAGTCCTCACGTCAATAATaacaatgaaattttaaaaatagcataggTATAGCACAACGCTAAAACTGATGGAAACTTTATAATATCATAAATTATGGAGGCTTTGTACCAAAGTGAATATAGTAGGAAAATTTGCAATCATTTACCTACCATATTGATAGCATTCACAGGTCCAATGCTATTTACATACATGTCAGTGTGAATTACTGTTGGTTTAACTGTAAGAGAAACCACAAGGATCGTTAACGCGAGTGAAGGTGAAGATCAGCTACGTGAAGGtcaaatagaagaaaatattacTGTAGTATCTCTCTTGTATGGCTATGGTTGCCTCACATTTAAATGTGCATATGCAATAAATATAAATTTGCAGCGATGTCTCCAGTTTGAAATTAGTTGGAGACACTTTGAGACAAATTCTTATATTGTTTATTCTATCTGAACAAATTCTCTTCTGCTGTGAGAACAACGACTGAAACCAGTGCTGTTACCTTA belongs to Opisthocomus hoazin isolate bOpiHoa1 chromosome 23, bOpiHoa1.hap1, whole genome shotgun sequence and includes:
- the GABRG2 gene encoding gamma-aminobutyric acid receptor subunit gamma-2 isoform X5, encoding MIPANPTNLGSSAFLNPAFSLKMTVWALLFLSLIQRSTQKGDDDYEDYTSNKTWVLTPKVHESDVTLILNGLLEGYDNKLRPDIGVKPTVIHTDMYVNSIGPVNAINMEYTIDIFFAQTWYDRRLKFNSTIKVLRLNSNMVGKIWIPDTFFRNSKKADAHWITTPNRMLRIWNDGRVLYTLRLTIDAECQLQLHNFPMDAHSCPLEFSSYGYPREEIIYQWKRSSVEVGDTRSWRLYQFSFTGLRNTTEVVKTTSGDYVVMSVYFNLSRRMGYFTIQTYIPCTLIVVLSWVSFWINKDAVPARTSLGTYD